From a single Papaver somniferum cultivar HN1 unplaced genomic scaffold, ASM357369v1 unplaced-scaffold_133, whole genome shotgun sequence genomic region:
- the LOC113333782 gene encoding acidic leucine-rich nuclear phosphoprotein 32-related protein-like yields MDEVWEKAVKTALDLDGQGDYAAVKTLTLDGAVKCYQGKLPSQNLLEKFKGLEHLSIANVGLSSLERFPCITTLQKLNLSDNRIVRGLEFLVKAGLDSSRDLDLSNNRIQAVEDLAPLAELKLESLDLYECPVTKIKDYRSRVFGLIKSLQYLGKMDVNGVEVLDSDEDEEDDDEEEDEEEDVGCGEVDGEGQLGKKMNNGGVADEEDESDADEGVEEDGESADEDGEDEDENDEDDEEEDEDEEDQNGEVPVRPSSPSHSKRKRSEVDDNGDDVDNDSIADAASL; encoded by the exons ATGGATGAGGTTTGGGAGAAAGCTGTGAAAACAGCACTTGATCTTGATGGGCAGGGCGATTATGCAGCAgtaaaaaccctaactttagaTGGAGCAGTGAAGTGTTATCAAGGTAAACTTCCATCACAAAATCTATTAGAGAAATTTAAAGGGCTTGAACATCTTTCAATAGCTAATGTTGGTCTTTCTTCACTAGAGAGATTTCCTTGTATTACAACTCTTCAGAAGCTTAATTTATCAGATAATCGTATCGTTCGTGGTTTAGAGTTTCTTGTTAAAGCTGGTTTAGATTCGTCAAGAGATCTTGATTTATCGAACAATAGGATTCAAGCTGTTGAAGATTTAGCTCCACTTGCTGAGTTGAAACTAGAATCTCTTGATTTGTATGAATGTCCTGTTACAAAGATTAAAGATTATAGATCTAGGGTTTTCGGATTGATTAAATCTTTGCAGTATTTGGGTAAGATGGATGTAAATGGAGTTGAAGTACTTGATTCagatgaagacgaggaagatgatgatgaagaagaagatgaggaagaggaTGTTGGGTGTGGAGAAGTTGATGGAGAGGGTCAACTAggtaagaagatgaataatggtggggTTGCTGATGAAGAGGATGAGAGTGATGCAGatgaaggtgttgaagaagatggagaatCGGCAGATGAAGATGGCGAGGATGAG GATGAgaatgacgaagatgatgaagaggaagatgaagatgaggagGATCAAAATGGTGAGGTTCCAGTGCGGCCATCCTCTCCTTCACATTCCAAGAGGAAGAGATCTGAAGTCGATGATAATGGTGATGATGTTGACAACGATAGCATTGCGGATGCTGCAAGTCTTTGA